One genomic segment of Dysosmobacter sp. Marseille-Q4140 includes these proteins:
- a CDS encoding cytidyltransferase-related domain protein: protein MELRQSGPALWTELAEAFEEKEFLRKLGMNRADAERVFASADWRGIAAPFTPIRSRISCAGAVDAFRPLLMSLAPEPPEGWLRYAYQVALSLLYPAADHSHTSAQWDGALCFLQFLQVLLRAEGRALPFDPWLDFAFCSEEELSDSGVAEEYRRFLARFQGEYIYELLRMSTEVTPFKTLNHIAGVHHVAMTVSRAFKAGGGLIDLGLISGAALGHDIGKFGCKPGERVPYLHYYYTDQWFTQRGLTALGHIAANHSVWDLEIENLSSESLALVYADFRVKQTYDGEHRETACLYSLQEAFDVILSKLDNVDAAKRRRYQYVYSKLRDFEEYMVSFGVDTTLATTGRKPPERQDPALMTPDQVVVALRRTAVDHNIRLMHRLGREQLFGNILEAARGEKEPARLRAYVSIFEEYFTYWSAGQKEQTLDFLYELLMVPDGDIRRQAAALIGRILATFRSGYKKEPPADAAPDPEEDRPFLLWQEYLDKLIQPDHRLTPRQISMIRYQAKTVVDALLVSCSDADAPRFAAELFRHYRHPSATDPDAAFALLDTVLNLPLERTEEADRKLLVDFAAWWLSHGGLSQKAAALRLFQHLLMALTPGSRIRAAAASAVAKADCQGSTPLLFLQVRLGELMGLELSEQRRQLNHGDTISNVFLDNLKTATPWVLKAVGVEYLLDQVEQGNRANVLHIATHYSNLMKVSENVVVRRMAGAALLAIAPALTPDRRNEIAVELSKALETGQAEISQYIPVYLGQFALWLTPRELDEVLDQMQQLLSSASGGVVAASLSTVGAMLEHYAVYASRFGESETVLEARRKRMAGMLLKGLASYRQSVRQEALRILGEGLFASQVLSYEDKTTLFILMAKKILFLINEQPEQELTFFYTAAALSHIYRFIVTHRIESGPFQFHVPEKAAFFPGTFDPFSLSHKGIVQEIRNLGFEVYLAIDEFSWSKKAQPSLIRRQIVSMSVADEFDVYLFPHDIPVNLATPADLDRLHRIGGGRKPYLAVGSDVIANASSYKAAPTPGSVHSLNHIVFRRSSDAEGHEIDADLSRITGEVIELQLPTHLEDISSTRIRENIDLGRDISNLIDPAVQDFIYRNGLYLREPQYKQLLRAGYLDFRFYQEPEAALWQELSEAVAADRGQMVPPDPRDSVCVLRDTGPRPRVLGFLTVRTVNSAGLYEALGDTQLADYVRRHTAGLVGLLTGLYTVRSAGGNYDVGQLLLTEVLSRAMSRDCGYAVWHAPASAAVLDLLERQGFRQAEVRGRLPLLLVDMRSPAVLVQNIPTTLKEPFSSDRKVLEAVHSAHARFQRAITDLYPGILVLSLNAEVIYHRLVRKIVELNGVPAEPTVPRVLGPKMCVPFGKILRGNAIPNTVTKTIHTDKVFAPDLRSFNIEAFPGYAPLPSQIRTIRSFRRPVILVDDLLHSGNRINALDPLFRQEGLEIDRVLVGLLSSRGKDLMAAKGREVDSVYFVPNMRAWFVESTMYPFIGGDTVGGATASVPGLTPSVNLILPYAFPRFYKECGREAVFQFSRTCVENSRDILLTLETAYRERYARNLTLSRLSEAVILPLAPDKGACLRYDPNLPASACLENDLGMLLRMRDLLEGEVPRG from the coding sequence ATGGAACTGCGTCAGAGCGGCCCCGCGCTGTGGACAGAGCTGGCCGAGGCCTTTGAAGAGAAAGAGTTTTTACGCAAGCTTGGTATGAACCGCGCCGATGCGGAACGGGTCTTTGCCTCCGCGGACTGGCGCGGGATCGCCGCGCCCTTCACCCCCATCCGCAGCCGAATCTCCTGCGCCGGAGCGGTGGACGCCTTCCGCCCTCTGCTGATGTCCCTGGCGCCTGAGCCACCGGAGGGCTGGCTTCGCTACGCCTATCAGGTGGCCCTGTCCCTGCTGTATCCGGCCGCGGACCACAGCCACACCTCCGCCCAGTGGGACGGGGCGCTGTGCTTTCTGCAGTTTTTGCAGGTGCTGCTGCGCGCCGAGGGCCGGGCCCTGCCCTTCGACCCCTGGCTGGACTTCGCCTTCTGCTCTGAGGAGGAGCTCAGCGACAGCGGCGTGGCGGAGGAGTACCGCCGCTTTCTGGCCCGGTTCCAGGGAGAGTACATCTACGAGCTGCTGCGGATGAGCACGGAGGTGACCCCCTTCAAGACCCTCAACCACATCGCCGGGGTCCACCACGTGGCCATGACCGTGTCCCGGGCCTTCAAGGCCGGCGGCGGGTTGATCGACCTGGGGCTCATCTCCGGCGCCGCCCTGGGCCACGACATCGGCAAGTTCGGCTGCAAGCCCGGCGAGCGGGTGCCCTACCTCCACTACTACTACACGGATCAGTGGTTCACCCAGCGTGGGCTGACGGCCCTGGGCCACATCGCCGCCAACCACTCGGTGTGGGACCTGGAGATCGAGAACCTGTCCTCAGAGTCCCTGGCCCTGGTGTATGCCGACTTCCGGGTCAAGCAGACCTACGATGGCGAACACCGGGAGACCGCCTGCCTCTACTCCCTCCAGGAGGCCTTTGACGTGATCCTCAGCAAGCTGGACAACGTGGACGCCGCCAAGCGCCGCCGCTACCAGTACGTCTACTCCAAGCTGCGGGACTTTGAGGAGTACATGGTCTCCTTCGGCGTGGACACTACCCTGGCCACTACCGGTCGGAAACCGCCGGAACGGCAGGACCCGGCCCTGATGACGCCGGACCAGGTGGTGGTGGCCCTGCGGCGCACCGCCGTGGATCACAACATCCGCCTGATGCACCGGCTGGGCCGGGAACAGCTCTTCGGCAACATCCTGGAGGCTGCCCGGGGCGAGAAGGAGCCCGCCCGGCTGCGGGCCTACGTGTCTATTTTCGAGGAGTATTTCACCTACTGGAGCGCCGGGCAGAAAGAGCAGACCCTGGACTTTCTCTACGAGCTGCTGATGGTGCCCGACGGCGATATTCGCCGCCAGGCCGCCGCCCTGATCGGCCGGATCCTGGCCACTTTCCGCTCCGGCTATAAGAAGGAGCCCCCCGCCGACGCCGCCCCGGATCCGGAGGAGGACCGCCCCTTCCTGCTGTGGCAGGAGTATCTGGACAAACTCATCCAGCCGGACCACCGGCTGACCCCCCGGCAGATCAGCATGATCCGCTACCAGGCCAAGACCGTGGTGGACGCCCTGCTGGTCAGCTGCTCCGACGCTGACGCCCCCCGCTTCGCCGCGGAGCTGTTCCGGCACTACCGCCATCCGTCGGCCACGGATCCCGACGCCGCCTTCGCCCTGCTGGACACGGTGCTGAACCTGCCCCTGGAGCGGACGGAGGAGGCGGACCGGAAGCTGCTGGTGGACTTTGCCGCATGGTGGCTGTCCCACGGGGGCCTGTCCCAGAAGGCGGCGGCGCTGCGGCTGTTCCAGCACCTGCTGATGGCCCTGACCCCCGGGTCCCGGATCCGGGCTGCTGCCGCGTCCGCCGTGGCCAAGGCTGACTGCCAGGGCAGCACGCCGCTGCTGTTTTTGCAGGTGCGGCTGGGGGAGCTGATGGGCCTGGAGTTGTCCGAGCAGCGGCGCCAGCTCAACCACGGGGACACCATCAGCAACGTCTTTCTGGACAATCTCAAGACCGCCACGCCCTGGGTGCTCAAAGCCGTGGGCGTGGAGTACCTGCTGGACCAGGTGGAGCAGGGGAACCGGGCCAACGTGCTGCACATCGCCACCCATTACTCCAATCTCATGAAGGTCAGTGAGAACGTGGTGGTCCGCCGCATGGCCGGCGCGGCCCTGCTGGCCATCGCCCCGGCGCTGACGCCGGACCGGCGCAACGAGATCGCAGTGGAGCTCAGCAAGGCCCTGGAGACGGGCCAGGCCGAGATCTCTCAGTACATTCCCGTGTACCTGGGGCAGTTCGCCCTGTGGCTGACTCCCCGGGAGCTGGACGAGGTGCTGGACCAGATGCAGCAGCTGCTCTCCTCCGCCAGCGGCGGCGTGGTGGCGGCGTCGCTGTCCACCGTGGGCGCCATGCTGGAGCATTACGCCGTCTACGCCAGCCGCTTCGGCGAATCGGAGACGGTGCTGGAAGCCCGGCGCAAGCGCATGGCGGGCATGCTGCTCAAAGGCCTGGCCTCTTACCGCCAGTCCGTCCGCCAGGAGGCCCTGCGGATCCTGGGCGAGGGGCTGTTCGCCTCCCAGGTGCTCTCCTATGAGGACAAGACCACCCTTTTCATCCTGATGGCCAAGAAGATCCTCTTTCTTATCAACGAGCAGCCGGAGCAGGAACTGACCTTCTTCTACACCGCCGCGGCCCTGAGCCACATCTACCGCTTCATCGTCACCCACCGCATCGAGTCCGGCCCCTTCCAATTCCATGTTCCGGAAAAGGCCGCCTTCTTCCCCGGCACCTTCGACCCCTTCTCCCTGAGCCACAAGGGCATCGTCCAGGAGATCCGGAACCTGGGATTCGAGGTATATCTGGCCATTGACGAGTTCTCCTGGTCAAAAAAGGCCCAGCCCTCTCTGATCCGGAGGCAGATCGTCAGCATGTCCGTGGCGGACGAGTTCGACGTGTACCTTTTCCCCCACGATATCCCCGTGAACCTGGCCACTCCCGCCGACCTGGACCGTCTGCACCGGATCGGCGGCGGCCGGAAGCCGTACCTTGCGGTGGGGTCCGACGTGATCGCCAACGCCTCGTCCTACAAGGCGGCGCCTACCCCGGGCTCCGTCCACTCCCTGAATCACATTGTGTTCCGCCGCTCCAGCGACGCCGAGGGCCACGAGATCGACGCGGACCTGAGCCGGATCACCGGCGAGGTCATCGAGCTGCAGCTGCCCACCCACCTGGAGGACATCAGCTCCACCCGCATCCGGGAGAACATCGACCTGGGCCGGGATATCTCCAATCTCATCGACCCGGCGGTTCAGGACTTCATCTACCGCAACGGCCTGTACCTGCGGGAGCCCCAGTACAAGCAGCTGCTGCGGGCGGGCTACCTGGACTTCCGGTTCTACCAGGAGCCGGAGGCGGCGCTATGGCAGGAGCTATCGGAGGCAGTGGCCGCCGACCGGGGCCAGATGGTCCCGCCGGACCCCCGGGACAGCGTCTGCGTCCTGCGGGACACCGGCCCCCGGCCCCGGGTGCTGGGCTTTCTCACCGTCCGAACCGTCAACTCTGCCGGTCTGTATGAAGCCCTGGGCGACACTCAGCTGGCCGACTACGTCCGCCGCCACACGGCGGGACTGGTGGGCCTGCTGACAGGGCTGTACACCGTCCGGTCCGCCGGCGGCAACTACGACGTGGGCCAGCTGCTGCTGACGGAGGTGCTCTCCCGGGCCATGAGCCGGGACTGCGGCTACGCCGTCTGGCACGCCCCGGCCTCTGCCGCCGTGCTGGATCTGCTGGAGCGGCAGGGCTTCCGCCAGGCGGAGGTCCGCGGCCGCCTTCCGCTGCTGCTGGTGGATATGCGCTCCCCGGCGGTATTGGTGCAGAACATCCCCACCACGCTGAAAGAGCCCTTCTCCTCGGACCGGAAGGTGCTGGAGGCAGTGCACTCTGCTCACGCCCGGTTCCAGCGGGCCATCACCGACCTGTACCCGGGGATCCTGGTGCTGTCCCTCAACGCGGAGGTCATCTACCACCGGCTGGTGCGGAAGATCGTGGAGCTCAACGGCGTCCCCGCGGAGCCCACGGTGCCCCGGGTGCTGGGCCCCAAGATGTGCGTACCCTTCGGCAAGATCCTCCGGGGCAACGCCATCCCCAACACCGTCACCAAGACCATCCACACAGACAAGGTCTTTGCCCCGGATCTGCGGTCGTTCAACATCGAGGCCTTCCCGGGCTACGCTCCCCTGCCCAGCCAGATCCGTACCATCCGCTCCTTCCGGCGGCCGGTGATCCTGGTGGACGACCTGCTTCACTCCGGCAACCGCATCAACGCCCTGGACCCCCTGTTCCGGCAGGAGGGGCTGGAGATCGACCGGGTGCTGGTGGGATTGCTCTCCAGCCGGGGCAAGGACCTGATGGCCGCCAAGGGCCGGGAGGTGGACAGCGTCTACTTCGTGCCCAATATGCGGGCCTGGTTCGTGGAGTCCACCATGTATCCCTTCATCGGCGGCGACACCGTGGGCGGCGCCACGGCCTCCGTACCGGGGCTGACCCCGTCGGTGAATCTGATCCTGCCCTACGCCTTTCCCCGGTTCTACAAGGAGTGCGGCCGGGAGGCGGTGTTCCAATTCTCCCGGACCTGCGTGGAAAACAGCCGGGACATCCTGCTGACCCTGGAAACGGCGTACCGGGAGCGCTACGCCCGGAATCTGACGCTTTCCCGGCTCAGCGAGGCGGTGATCCTGCCGCTGGCCCCGGACAAGGGGGCCTGCCTGCGCTACGACCCCAATCTCCCCGCCTCGGCCTGCCTGGAAAACGACCTGGGGATGCTGCTGCGGATGCGGGACCTGCTGGAAGGGGAGGTGCCCCGTGGATGA